In Pygocentrus nattereri isolate fPygNat1 chromosome 19, fPygNat1.pri, whole genome shotgun sequence, the sequence AATGGGTCTGCAAGGAGCTTTATTGTCACAGGTGAGTAAATAGTGATTGTGGAATGTTCAAAAACTAGGTGTGAAAATGTGTACACCCCCTTATGTCACCTTGATGCAAGTAcactagcaacaccctagcagtCTCCTGGGACACAATAGCAACTCCCTAGCAATACCCTAGCAGCTACCTGGAATACAGTAGCAACCACACAGCAACCCCACAGCAGGCATGAGATGTAAGTAAGATGCAGTTCCCTAGCAATCACCTCCAATACCATAGAAACCACATAGCAATGCCCAAGCACACACCAGCACAATATTACTATAGTAACCATTTAGCAACACCCAAGAAATACTGGGAAACTGCTTGAGGCTGCGTGATCACTCTGCACCTTCTTCAGGAAATTGAACAGTTCTAGTTACTCAAGAGTTATGCTTGAATTTGTCAGTTGGCCTTTGCAACACTGATATCACAAGTGGCTGCAATATACAAACAAGTCCTTTAATAAATcaacatgttttattgtgttcttGAGCATcctgacaatttttttttattaattaaggCAGTCACATGATCCAGCAGACATAACACTTTGGTCAGAAACGCAGAATCATATCACATCAAGAGATCTTCAGTGTGGCTTTAATATTGAAGGCATATCACAATATATAGCAATATAGTCACAATATTACAATATGAAGGTGTAAAATCAAAACACTTTGATGAAACATGTTATTCTCTCTAGGGTCAGCCATTCTCATACGCaggtgtatgtgtctgtcttgCAGATGGAATACTTCCTGAGGTCCCCTATAATGTGTCTGTTCAGATCCTTTACAAAAAGGCAGTTGGACTTGCAAGATTCGCCGTTGCCTTTACTAGACAAGGAGGTCAGATGTTATGCAAAAAAATCTTTTGCAACACAGGATATATCCGATTGCAAAGCATGTGCGTGAGAAGAGTGTGAAAGAAGGTTATGAAACTGTTCTTCATGATTTCTGTTACATTAAAACTATGCTTAGTTTTTTTTAGTCtgcatattttgcatattttgcaaAGGATATATCTAAATataggcattaaactcttcagaccaccattgtgaacaattctgagatTTCTCTagaaggaagagaggaagaaaccACAAAAAACTGGTGTTATAGGAGATTTAAAGTGCAGCCTCTGAGATtttcatttctctgtttcttaGCGCCCTCCGTTGGCCCAACTGTGGAAGTGCTGCAAATAGCAAACAACCATGTGACTCTGAAGTGGGAAGCTGTTCCTTTGGAGAAGCTGCGTGGATTCATCCAAAACTACACAATCCTATATAAAACCAATGGCAAAGTGAAATGTGagacattttcatatatatatatatatatatatatatatatatatatatatatatatatatatatatatatatatatatatatatatatgaatgtagatatatatatcatacacacacacactttattagACTTTATTACATGCTTTATTACAACCtattagtaaaaggttggacccccttttgccttcagaactgccttaattcggcacactttcaacaaggtgttagaaacattcctcagagattttggttgattatttgagttactgttgactttctatcatctctacatgcctaaatgcgttgagttgcggccatgtgattggctgattagctatttgtgttaacaagcaattgggtacctaataaagtggctggtgagtgtatatattttttttttttccttgacaccttcacagtcACCACATGTCACGACTTgataaactacacaaataaatagatttagaaaatgtgtctggggtgcctaagactttcgcacagtactgtatatatacacacacactatatttcctaaagtattcagtcacccatctaaatcattgaattcaggtgtacCCATCacatccatggccacaggtgtaaaaaaccaagcacctagcatgctgactgcttctacaaacatttgtgaaagaattccagcgtggtaccatgataggacgccacgtgtgcagcaagtccagttgtgaactAAAGTCCACTTGCTGctaaatattctacagtcaactgtcaatgttattataacaaagtggaagtgattaggaacgacagcaactcagccatgaagtggtaggccaagtaaaatgacagagcggagtcagcggatgctgaggcacagtGTGCAGGgttcgccaactttctgcagaggcaatcactacagacctgcaaacttcatgtggccttcatggaataggtttccatggccgagcatcTGCATCCAAGTATAATCTCTATGTACTAAGCATTGCCGATAGAATAGGACATACTGTAGCAGCCATACATAAGTCTAAAGTCACCCATAATAATAATGCCCAAGGCCTACTGTCAGCTAGAGGGGAGTAAAGCCCCCCAAATTTTGACTGTGTAGCAGTGGAAttgcattctgtggagtgattgGAAAAAAGAAATTCTTTACTAATGATAAAAGATTAGGGCAACAACAGAAAAAGATTGATAAACTTTAAATAGCATCCAAGACCATGAAGTATTTATATTCATAAATGtgagttttaattttatttataaagtccATAGGAATCAGAATAGCACTGATAGATGCTGTGTCTAGTAGAACAATTAATTATGTATTCATTAAATTTAGCATCTCTATATTCATACATTTCCTCTAAATTCAGATCCGAGCATGTATTACCACATCCTTcgtcaaaagaaagaaacgatTGACCAGTCATCATTCTTGATTGGAAAGATTAGAAAAATCACTGGAGTACAGGCTGAAATTAAATGGAGAAAAGGTCACACCCTGTGACGTCCATATGTTTTTATAGATCATCTCTAAAGTTACATGATTTACAAACTCCAAGTGTAAGGTCTGTTTGTCAAGGGCTTGAAGCTTcactcaataaaaaaaattgatttatCTTTGAGGCCATCATCTAGTATGTGGGCAGGTGAGGCTGTAGTCTATTAAATGCACTGGGGAGGTCGGCAAGACCAACCATATTATTCTGTCCACGCAGTCTGAAACCTCTAGATGCTCATCGACTCCATGCAGCAGCCTAAACCCTACATCATTAATGGCCAGTTCTCGTTGATATGCAGACAGCAGCAGACCTGAACACTACTGTGATACATATTAGCAACACAATTCTCTGAGGTTTTTTTGGTGAAGAGACATGATTGTCTCCCAGGGATACAGTCATGTTCAAAACGTTGTTACAAACCTTCATTAGAGCAATAAATGCTGcgtttattgcttttataaaatgctgtcaatataaaatatcaaataaacatcaaataaatcatcaaataaaatgttcttaTTGATTATAATCTTAATAATCATAATCGTAACAATTATAATCTCAGGAAACTTGTTGGTTTAGAGTACGTTGTTGTTGCCATGCAGCTGCTGACTACTGAATGAGGACAAATCTGTCACCCATCAGTGTATACTTTGTACACACTCAACATTGAATAGAAGAATAAACTGGCACAAGCAGCCACTTAAACAGCTGTGAGCATTAGTTGGCTAGTTAGTGAGGCTACTTACAGAAACGTTAGTTTTGAGAAACTCACATTTGTTATCGTGGCTCAGGAAACTGATGAAGTGAAGAACTACCAACTTTGTCAGTTGGGGGGTGTCTACCTTTGTACTGCCCAAAAAAGCATTTTCCATTGCTTGTATTTGTCCAACTGATCTGATGTAATCACTCGTTTAAAGTGTGCCATTTGACACAGCATCTTGATGGCGTTGAGACGTGCAGCTGTTGTGGctgagtttcaaatgagttgctGTATGCTTTACGTTATACAGCttaagtgcaatttagttttaTGTAAGTTTCAAGCaagtaaagtttaactgtataaAGCCTTTTAATTGACTTTAATAAATATGGCTAAATAGCTGGAAGTGCTCTGTAACCTTAGTACTCTCATGTTGTTCCACAGCTCAAGTGCTTGGGGGCCATGTTAAGGAGTATTCTCTGAGTGGTCTGTCGGCTGGAGAGTACGCCATCTGTATGAAGGCCCACACTGAGGCAGGGGGCGCTATAGGCCCATGGGTGATTGTGGCTGTAGGTAAGTCCAAAGAAAGCCAGAGGAATCTGATCTGAGATCTGGTCTCTAAGTAAGGATTGCTTCATAAAACCAGCCCTGGTTTCAGCCATAAATGCAGCATTAATTTGTGTTACACACTGCCTTTGTAAAGTTATACTGCTGACTTGTAACTACAgcgtatgtgcgtgtgtgttttaaCAGGTAATGATTACTCTCTGTTGGTGGCCATGCCATTGTGCGCTGTTGGCAGTTTGTTGATTATAATAATCTTGCTAAGCCAGGTTGAAAGGTGAGTCAACTGCTTAGAGCTTGTTCAATATAAAGGTCTTTAAATTTGTACATAATAATACCCATAAAGTACACACTTCCTGTACCTTTAATAAGCGCTTAAATCTTATTAAAGCTTAAAATGAAAGCTTAAATATAATACTgtcatatacaaaagttttggcacccatGGCCACATTACATATAATGTTGATTGAAAGTGAAAacatgttaacacatcctcatCAGTGAAAACACCTCTgcgcattttaatgcacaattctccgtcagaagaaaaccacgtatttccatttttgacgtttttgagtttttgatataatttgaaaatacctgttacctcttaaattgtatgtacatttcttgatgaataaactaaagagaaaatgacccaaaatgacttggaacaaAAGTctcgttccattgacttacattaaaagtaaagtaggttttttcctgctcctgtaAGCTTATCgtttcagagatacaaggttttcttctgacaacagtgaattactgtttatttgctgaatttaacatataggGGCAAAGAAATCTGTGCCTTATAAATTTTCAGAAAAACCGCCACGTTTAAGTTTGGTCACTGCAGGGGATGGGTTTGCTTGttttcatgtagaaaatcaacaaaacattatttaacTAGAAGTGTTCAAAATGTTCCATACAACTGGATTACAGCCTGTTTTCTGCAGATAGAATTTGCCCTGCAGATATCAGCTTCCTTATGTGAATGTCAGCCTTGGACATTGTTAGTATTGTTACTTCAGCTGCAGTTGAAACTAACATTTAGAACAGAATGAAAGGACAGGAATCCCTTTAGTGACTTACACCACACTACTGCTGCTGAAGTCCTTTAAGTGGGTACTCTGTGTTGTTGTCCATTAGGATTCAACAGCGCCTCTGTCCAGCTGTTCCTGACCCCTCTAAAAGCAGCCTGTCCACCTGGCCACCTGTTTCTCAAAGCCAGGTAATGTCAAAAATCATCTTGTCATTAGCCACAAACTGACAACTGGATATTATTGAATATCgtaatgatttaaataaaatatgattctCTGTTCTTTATTATTGCATCGCCTTTATTTAACAATTCCCATTGTATGCTCATTCTAATCTACCAAAACATGTACAGTAGAAAAGATACTATATACGCATACTTTGAACAGTGCTTGGATAGAGCATGAGGTAGATTTTCAGTCAAACTCTGGTACATGAGATGTGCTCTCCTGTAAATAGTAAAATAGGCAAGATTTTCCAGAATAAGTGCCAACATGCCAGGTTGGCAATattttttgtttccaaccaaacaaaagcagaaaaccacTAGATGTTAACAGTGTTATATGCTGTCTGTGCAGAATAAAGTTAGTATTAAAAATTATTATGTAATATGAGAAGCCAGCTTAGTTGTTTATTATGTGGCACTTCATAGCTGAATTTAGATAATGATGATATTGTTTATCAAAATAACTGGTTTGTTTTGTAAAACACACTACCCTTTAGCCAAAACAGGACAGAAGTATCTCcatatttttcatcatttgagcacagcagctgccctttacatggtgtgaacattcatgatgaatggatcaatagaaatgctacAACGTTGCTTGGAATAAAGtcactttacattaacttacattaaaagtaaataacttTATGACTTCTCcgttaaagttaccatttaagGGTATCACTATAAAGTATTTTCAgtataaaatattttggaatTTTCGAGATGGTACAGTTTGTTATTGTTGAGTCAAGCTATTTTTCAAAAGCTCTGATTACTCAATCATCAAAATAATAGGTGGATTATTCAATTACTTATATAATTGATGCCTACAGCCTCAAGCAAATGCATTTCCAATAATGTTTTAATGCcccattaaatatatatttttcaagttACTTAATTCCCTTGATaaattgtgtaattacaagTGGTTTTACTAGCGTAGATTGAAGTGTATATTACATACATTTCTTTGGGAAAAGAAATTGAAAACTGACCATCTGCATGGTGCTGGGAcatttgtgaaccctttagaattttctagatttctgcataaatttgccCTAAAACGTCATCAGATTTTAAGTCCTGAAAGTAGATAAGgagaaccatccatccatccatccatccatccatccatccatccatccatccatccatccattatcttccacttctctgGTAAggagaaccaaattaaacaaaaatattagacttggtaATTTATTTATAGAGGAGAATGATCCAGTATTACATTATATGTGAGTGGCAAACGTATGTGAACCTTTAGGATTAGCAGATCATTTGAAGGTCAGATAATTAGTCTTTTCAATCAATGAGTTGGTAATCAGACATGGGTGACCACCCTATTTTACAGCCCCacttccaatgaagttgggacgttgtgtaaaacataaataaaaaccaaatacgatgatttgcaaatcctttttaagctttattcaattgaatacactacaaagacaagatatttaatgttgaaacgaataaacattattgttttttgcaaatattcacttgttttgaatttgatgcctgcaacacgttccaaagaagttgggacaggggcatgtttaccactgtgttacatcacctttccttttaacaacactcaataagtgtttgggaactgaggacactaattgttgaagctttgtgagtggaattctttcccatttttgcttgatgtacaacttcagttgctcaacagtccggggtctccgttgtcatattttgcgcttcataatgcgccacacattttcagtgggagacaggtctagtacccgcactcttttactacaaagccacactATTgcaacacgtgcagaatgtggcttggcattgtcttgctgaaataagcagggacgtccctgaaaaagacggtgcttggatggcagcatatgttgctccaaaacctgtatgtacctttcagcattaatggtgccttcacagatgtgcatgttacgcatgccatgggcactaacacacccccataccatcagacatgctggcttttgaaccttgcactgataacaatccggacagtccttttcctctctgacccggaggacatgacgtccatgatttccaaaaacagtttgaaatgtggacgcgtcagtggtgttgatgtatggcttttgctttgcatggcagagttttaacttgcacttgtagattgAGCGACGAACTGtattcactgacagtggttttctgaagtgtccattacagaatgatatcggtttttaatgcagtgccgcctgagggatcgaaggtcgtACATcagctgtggcgacccctaaagggagcagctgaaagaacttggactatttgttcacacagttgttcacaaagtcgtgaacctcgccccatcctttgCTTTTGAACGACCAAgactttcagggatgctccctttatacccaatcatgacactcacctgtttccaatgaacctgttcacctgtggattgttccaaacaggtgtttttttgagcattcctcaactttcccagtcttttgttgccccgtcccaacttctttggaacatgttgcaggcattaaattcaaaatgagtgaatattagcaaaaaacaataaagtttatgaacattaaacatcttgtctttgtagtgtgttcaattgaataatggttgaaaaggatttgcaaatcatcgtattctgtttttatttatgctttacacaacgtcccaacttcactggaattggggttgtatttaaaGAACAGAAATCCATCACAGTCTGACCTTCACAACAAATGTTTGTGGAAGTTTATCATGGCACatacaaaggagatttctgaggacctcagaagtagagttgttgatgctcatcaggcaaggttacaaaaccatcactAAAAAGTTtggaccagtcacagtcagacagattgtgtacaaatggtgGAAATTCAAAATCACTTTTATGATCCCCAtcaagacaatgaccctaagcacacaagtcgttctactaaagaatggttaaagaaaaataaagttcatgttttggaatggccaagtcaaagtcctgaccttaatcctatagaaatgttgtggaaCGACCTGAAGTAAACCTGAAGTTCAACTttagagttgaagctgtttttttGTGGAGGAATGGGCTTAAATTCCACCAAGCCAATGTGCGGATTATTTTGTGTGGATTATTTTCCTCTATAAATAAATGActagtctaatatttttgtctcatttgttaaacttggttctctttatctacttttaggacttgtgtgaaaaccTGAAGGTTTTAGATcagatttatgcagaaatatagaaaatactaaagggttcacaaacttccAAGCATCACTGTAGGTCCATTTAACCTTAGTAATAGCCCAAGAATCAGCTATTTTAAAGCCCTAAACATCATCTGAtacagaataaaatgtattacacagtagtaaggtagatctccagaaggAGTGCTGGCATTACTTTTACCTTTTAAAGACAGTGTAGTGAGGAATGGACAGTTAACACCAATGAAATGAGAGTAATTTTAAATGTGGAATTAattatatctctctctttgtaccTGGTAGCATAAGCTAACAGTCTTGGACTTCAAaccatccccctctctctttgagCTCATCTATGTGGGAGGAAAGTCCGGCCATTGGGATCACCACCACCAAGATCACAGCCGAGTCTCTGCTTTAGGCTACCAGTCTGTACCAATCAAGTCAGTCAGCCATGAAAGCAAATCCTTTGCCATCTTCCAAAGGCCAGTAGTAGCCAAAACAGAGGAGCAAGAGGCTGAACAGCCACTCAGTGAACTGAATGCTGAAGATTTGAGTGACCATCTAACTGTTGACCTCGACTACAAGGGCAAAGTGGAGACAGCACCGCAGTGTTGCCTCCAAACTCAAGTATCTTTTAGTTATCCGACAGTCTCTGAGTCCTATCTTGGAATGGATGTAGTGGGCTCACCTTTACGTAGGGACTGTGTGTCAAGATTTGACTCCTGTTCTCAAATCCATGTATCATCTAGATGTCCATCAGATCCTGAGTCCTCTCTTGGAGTGGATGCAATTGACCTTGTCTATAACAGGAACGTTAAGTCAAGATTAGAGTCCTCTTGCTATCCTTTTGTGTCTACTAGTTATCTTCCAGTCCCTGATTCCTATGCCAATATTGGAGTGGAGGCCGAAGATTCAACTAATCTTATCCAGAGAAGTAACCATTTGTCTAGACTGGAACCCTGTTGTTACACCCATGTATCTACTACTTACCTCCCATTCCCCAAGCCTTCTCTTGCCTATGCGGATTTTGTGATGGAGACGGTGGACACAACTGAGCATCTCCATCAAAGTAGCCTCGTGTCAAAAATGCAATCCGATTCTTACATTTGTTTACCTATGGGAACAAAGGTAGTAGAATCATCTAACAATCAACAAGTGTGTCAGTCATCATGCAAGTGTACAAATTTGAAAATGGTGGACATGTATAGGGTTTTGGGCCCTGATGAGCATCCACGTCTGTTGCAGTTTTCCTTACAGAGGCACAGCACTGGGGACGCATCAGATCTGCTAGGGTTGTGAAAATGAACAGCTCACTCATATGGACTGTAGCTGATCTGTTAGCAGAGCATACATCAGACATTCACAGCACACCTCAGTTAAATCACGCATTTGATTAAGCATGATGTTATTGCATGAATGTGGTGCATGCTCCAGTTGCATTCCTGGGGTACTCAGTGGACACTTGGCTTTTATTTGCCATCAGTCAGCAACTGATGAACTGTCTCTGATCAGATCAGACTTTGATGAGGTGCCAAACTGTAGCACTGGCTGCTTGTGTGATTGGAGAGCTTCCTCTGATGCCTAATCACATTCCTGAGtacaaaaagcaaaaagtaGTGTGTCGAGTTCTGGCCTCACCTCACAATGTTCTTTTTAACGCACATTCCGAAAGCTCAGCCCAGGAACAGATTTTTGACATGCCCTTCAAGGTCATTTGGCTTAAAGTGTCTTGTGCTAACAGAGTAAGCTGCAGTGTTTGTCACGCATATGCCCAACTCATGCTGACACGAGCGATCGGTCATTTGTATAGGGATATTGGTAGGGTTGGGTggtataatataaataaagtacACCTTGGTTAGAGGTTTGCTATAATATAAAAcgataacagtaaaacagttcaaTTGAATAGTCATTCTAAGGAGTTGCAAAGCAAgtgatcatgtaaacagcacactaaCTCTAGTAGCTTACAGAGGCAGCAGAGCTTTCAGTCCAACAGGcacagcaaaacaccaaaaataactgttctgtggtttaattcctgctttgaacaaccccaattccaatgaagttggaactacaaagacaagatatttaatgttcaaacagataaacttgattttttgcatatattcacacattttgaatttgatgcctgcaacacattccaaagaggttgggacaggggcaacaaaaggctgggaaagttgaggaatgctcaaaaaaacacctgtttggaacattccacagttgaacaggttaattggaaacaggtgagtgtcataattgggtataaagggagcatccctgaaaggctcagtcgttcacaagcaaggatggggcgaacAACTtggtgaacaactgcatgagcaagtAGTCCAACAgcttaagaacaatgtttcttaaacgtgcagttgcaaggaatttagggatttcatcatctatagtccataatatcatcaaaagattcagataatctggagaaatttctgcaagtaagcggcaaagcagaaaaccaacattgaatgcccgtgaccttcgatccctcaggcggcactgcattaaaaaccgacatcattctataacagatattaccacatgggctcaggaacacttcagaaaaccattgtcagtgaacacagttcgtcgctccatctacaagtgcaagttaaaactctgccatacaaagcgaaagccatatatcaacacccagaaacaccgccggcttctctgggcccgagcccatctgagatggactgacgcaaagtggaaaagtgtcctgtggtctgacgcgtccacatttcaaattgtttttggaaatcatggacatcgtgtcctccgggccaaagaggaaaaggactgtccggactGTTGTCACTgcaaagtttaaaagccagcatctctgatggtatgggggtgtgttagtgcccatggcataggtaa encodes:
- the LOC108427212 gene encoding interleukin-31 receptor subunit alpha, with amino-acid sequence MEEKTQNLARFVSWISGLCMILGSASSPAPTVTHCELLEHANITCYWTAVSSEGTSYKLSVNMTYCLNYTNYMPMGSCYTTRTHCSVNIGSVSHCFCVDVLASSPSETARSTRHCLIGINEVKMYPPRITKLVMIPVKVHCLKLEWTEDIFLQSEKDHSILQIEYSSPHQDQSWTVSTALHNWQMELCGLYPGTLHYVKVRAQNSRAPKHWSSWSAVREATTAEAAPSAAPEIWRHIQPVDEKGQRYITLLWKPLQWPDSNGVILHYSVSCWSDLDRSRWNCHHLDTSSTSCVLHVSAQPCTCNLTASNSAGTSPSAHIHIPGDGDTVLPPPADISVTPLDDFQLKVDWTAAVDQSEASFVVEWFPIPNNTADSLYWKILNGSARSFIVTDGILPEVPYNVSVQILYKKAVGLARFAVAFTRQGAPSVGPTVEVLQIANNHVTLKWEAVPLEKLRGFIQNYTILYKTNGKVKSQVLGGHVKEYSLSGLSAGEYAICMKAHTEAGGAIGPWVIVAVGNDYSLLVAMPLCAVGSLLIIIILLSQVERIQQRLCPAVPDPSKSSLSTWPPVSQSQHKLTVLDFKPSPSLFELIYVGGKSGHWDHHHQDHSRVSALGYQSVPIKSVSHESKSFAIFQRPVVAKTEEQEAEQPLSELNAEDLSDHLTVDLDYKGKVETAPQCCLQTQVSFSYPTVSESYLGMDVVGSPLRRDCVSRFDSCSQIHVSSRCPSDPESSLGVDAIDLVYNRNVKSRLESSCYPFVSTSYLPVPDSYANIGVEAEDSTNLIQRSNHLSRLEPCCYTHVSTTYLPFPKPSLAYADFVMETVDTTEHLHQSSLVSKMQSDSYICLPMGTKVVESSNNQQVCQSSCKCTNLKMVDMYRVLGPDEHPRLLQFSLQRHSTGDASDLLGL